Part of the Nitrospirota bacterium genome is shown below.
AGTAGGTCGCCCAGATCGGCAGCAGGACGAGCAGCCCCGTCAGGAAGTATTTTCTGAAGAAATATTTGATTTTTTTCACGAAATAAATATTACTGGTTTTATGCTGTTGTTGCAAGCTTTTTTTAGGATGGACGGCGTCAACCTACTGGTCGGTGACTTCCGAAACGGCGGCACTAGGCAGAAAAAAAGCCTTACCGGAAGGCGAAGGCCCGTGCAAGGATCGCATGCTACTCGCTTCGGAGGAAGACAATAGATTGGAAAAGTCAGGAGAATGATTTCTTTGAGGCTGCCCCCGGAAGAAGCGTTCGTCAAAAGAACGCGCACGGAGACGAACGAGACAGTTCACCACGTGTTGTAGGCGGTGCCGTCCGTAGCAACGAGCGGGCTGGCGCTGTGCACATCGAAGATCCCACCCTCGCTCCCCTCGGCAGGAGCAACCGTGATCCAGTCGGCAGCGTTCGTGAAGGGGTCCTTCGGCAGGCTGCGCATATAGCTCTTCGCGGGGTCCTGCGTGCTGGTCAGGTCCGCGAGCTGGTCAGGGTATTTTCCATAGTCTGCGTAGTACTGATCGATGGCCTCACGCAGGGAGAACAGGTTCTCCTTCAGCACCGCCTCCCGCGCCCTGACGATGGACTGCCTGAGGCTCGGCTGGGCAATGGTGAGGAGAATGCCCATGATCGCCATGACGATCAGCAGCTCCATCATGGTGAACCCGCGCTGGGAGGAGATGCCGGCGGCCGGGGTCCCGGCCCTTCCGTTATTCACTGTCACGTCTGCCCCCGGACAATCACCAGGTACTGTATTTCGTGCCATCGATTGCCACTGCCTCGCTCTTGGAATAAACGTCGAACACGTTCCCCCCGCCCCATTGGGTGGAATCGGGTTCATCCCGGTATGACCTGAGCCCCCAGTTGGCATTCTCGCCGTCCTCGGGGGGGGTCATGGGATCCTTTGGTATCCGCCTCAGGTACTTCTTCGTCTTGTCCACGGCGTTTGCCAGCCGCAGGGGCTTTGTCAGCTGTTCGAGGGATTCCGGGTAGTAATCCTGGTCCGCCTTGCAGTAGTCCGTCGACAGCTTGACCCCCTTCGTCGCGATGCAGTCGGCGCGAAATGCATCGA
Proteins encoded:
- a CDS encoding type II secretion system protein; translation: MTNRDSGICRSFPVRTASAQRGITLVELIVVIAIVGILASAVMPVSRMTVKRTREMELRSDLRTIRNAIDAFRADCIATKGVKLSTDYCKADQDYYPESLEQLTKPLRLANAVDKTKKYLRRIPKDPMTPPEDGENANWGLRSYRDEPDSTQWGGGNVFDVYSKSEAVAIDGTKYSTW
- a CDS encoding prepilin-type N-terminal cleavage/methylation domain-containing protein, with protein sequence MTVNNGRAGTPAAGISSQRGFTMMELLIVMAIMGILLTIAQPSLRQSIVRAREAVLKENLFSLREAIDQYYADYGKYPDQLADLTSTQDPAKSYMRSLPKDPFTNAADWITVAPAEGSEGGIFDVHSASPLVATDGTAYNTW